One segment of Pyricularia oryzae 70-15 chromosome 3, whole genome shotgun sequence DNA contains the following:
- a CDS encoding protein kinase regulator Ste50 yields the protein MSFNTGTAYAESDADDEYERDIHDSSPIDATDAEASPTESDPPSNEHTPTTYGYRSSADRLPETIISEWTADECADFIATIGLEQYSTRFVENEIVGEALVALLHDDLKSMGIHSVGHRLTILRSVYDVKKAQDVPVESDHYVPLTAENEGQYATAKDIKNLVEQLRLRDERMHLFEQDFRRLAEDFRRLREDMLPALRLAKDAQQPLPHLNNGSAYAGYDTTISPPAPTPSTSGQSGGGLKRQWSTKKIMLGTTPKATSPTHLQTAHDRSLAEQTLDPSSAAERAVMSSSHLAINGLVPSATSPSYPSINIPSPTSPPNTLGGATLASRSYRSDQPTPSSRSTFAESDYAHPGGRDKQPVAPRRMQTPAPDTPSGSNASVEIFKSFRVSMDDPCYKVLPAALKKYQINAPWDQYALYIVYGDQERCLGLEEKPLILFKQLDKEGKKPMFMLRKTNNAQVDIGNEAPGSAGLGSARGAATGYDPPGGII from the exons ATGAGCTTCAACACGGGGACGGCGTACGCCGAGTCGGACGCAGACGACGAGTACGAGAGGGACATTCACGACAGCTCGCCCATCGACGCCACCGATGCCGAGGCGTCGCCGACCGAGTCGGACCCGCCGTCCAACGAACACACGCCCACCACGTACGGGTATCGCAGCAGCGCCGATCGCCTACCGGAGACAATCATCTCGGAGTGGACGGCCGACGAGTGCGCCGACTTTATTGCTACGATCGGTCTGGAGCAGTACTCGACTCGTTTTGTTG AGAACGAAATCGTTGGCGAGGCACTCGTTGCGCTGTTACACGATGATCTGAAGTCGATGGGGATTCACAGTGTCGGTCATCGATTGACCATCCTGAGGAGCGTTTACGATGTGAAGAAGGCGCAGGACGTGCCGGTGGAGAGCGACCACTACGTACCTCTGA CCGCTGAAAATGAGGGGCAGTATGCGACTGCTAAGGACATCAAAAACTTGGTAGAGCAGTTGCGATTGCGCGATGAGCGCATGCACCTATTTGAGCAGGACTTTCGTCGACTTGCAGAAGACTTTAGGAGATTGCGCGAAGACATGCTGCCGGCGCTTAGGTTGGCCAAGGATGCGCAGCAGCCGCTGCCGCACCTGAACAACGGCTCTGCATACGCTGGATACGATACGACGATATCACCACCAGCACCGACACCGTCGACGAGTGGTCAATCTGGCGGCGGTCTCAAACGCCAGTGGTCTACGAAGAAGATCATGTTAGGCACGACACCAAAAGCCACTTCACCGACACACCTCCAAACGGCACACGACAGGTCGCTTGCGGAACAGACTCTGGACCCTTCGAGCGCGGCCGAGAGAGCTGTTATGTCGTCGAGCCACTTGGCGATCAACGGCCTCGTTCCATCGGCAACATCACCCTCGTATCCATCAATAAATATTCCCTCACCGACGTCTCCGCCAAACACACTTGGTGGGGCGACGCTGGCATCGAGGTCGTACCGTTCGGACCAACCGACGCCATCGAGCCGATCGACCTTTGCCGAATCGGACTACGCGCACCCTGGGGGACGAGACAAACAGCCGGTGGCGCCGCGCAGGATGCAGACGCCAGCGCCTGACACGCCAAGCGGCAGCAACGCGTCGGTTGAGATATTCAAGTCATTCCGAGTCAGCATGGACGATCCATGCTACAAGGTGCTCCCGGCCGCGCTGAAAAAGTATCAAATCAATGCACCGTGGGACCAATACGCGCTTTACATTGTCTACGGGGACCAGGAGCGCTGCCTAGGCCTTGAGGAGAAGCCCCTCATCTTGTTTAAGCAGCTcgacaaggagggcaagaAACCCATGTTCATGCTCCGCAAGACCAACAATGCGCAGGTTGACATTGGCAACGAGGCGCCAGGCAGCGCAGGGTTGGGGAGTGCGAGGGGGGCGGCCACAGGATATGATCCCCCAGGAGGAATAATATGA
- a CDS encoding phosducin: MSAAQEEFDRLVANNTGPSHTERNTHPEDRGRDRDDDYDDLDEEERYRAAQVDAAMRMPTFGSEAAAGGAVINLPPPSFDSGRATGVKGVIADARSYETAKQAKWKSRVRQARRSVLGMGGLLNSGATTDKSESGGSADEHDDDADGEFLQQWRESRRRELEAEAQSGPAIRNRRTSPSVRMFGRFDEVDALGYLDAIEKVGRDTVVAVFVYDHECEVSAEVEAALRPLVTAYPAVHFVKVHYDDIEFDNAAVPAILAYRNQGDLIANLTGIIEMIPENEDFDSESLKKIFKKHNLI; the protein is encoded by the exons ATGTCAGCAGCGCAGGAAGAATTCGACCGCCTAGTAGCAAACAACACAGGCCCGTCGCACACTGAGAGGAACACACACCCTGAGGACCGAGGACGGGACAGGGACGACGACTACGACGACCTCGACGAGGAAGAACGCTACAGGGCAGCCCAGGTAGACGCCGCCATGCGCATGCCCACTTTCGGCTCCGAGGCGGCCGCTGGCGGCGCCGTCATCAATCTGCCCCCGCCGTCCTTTGACAGCGGCCGCGCCACCGGTGTGAAGGGCGTCATTGCTGACGCGAGGAGCTATGAGACGGCCAAGCAGGCCAAGTGGAAGTCGCGCGTGCGCCAGGCCAGGCGGAGCGTGCTGGGAATGGGCGGCCTGCTCAACAGCGGTGCCACGACCGATAAGAGCGAGTCCGGCGGCAGCGCGGATGAGCacgacgacgatgccgaCGGCGAGTTCCTCCAGCAGTGGCGCGAGTCAAGGCGGAGGGAGCTCGAGGCAGAGGCGCAGAGCGGCCCTGCCATACGGAACAGGCGGACATCTCCTAGCGTACGCATGTTTGGCAGGTTCGACGAGGTCGATGCGCTGGGTTATCTAGATGCCATTGAGAAGGTCGGCCGCGACACCGTTGTGGCTGTTTTTGTATACGACCACGAG TGCGAAGTATCAGCCGAGGTGGAAGCCGCATTAAGGCCTCTCGTCACAGCATACCCCGCCGTGCACTTTGTTAAGGTCCACTACGACGATATTGAGTTCGACAACGCCGCCGTGCCGGCCATACTCGCCTACCGCAACCAGGGCGATTTGATTGCAAACCTGACCGGCATAATCGAGATGATACCCGAAAACGAAGACTTTGATAGCGAGAGCCTCAAGAAGATATTCAAGAAGCACAACTTGATATAA